A stretch of DNA from Mycobacterium senriense:
CGTCGGGATCCGCGCCCGTCGTCGGCGCCGCGGGCAAAGAAACCGCCAGGCAGACGACGGCCACCAGGGCGCGACGAACGACCACGGCTATGGGCCTCACGGGCGAAACCGTACGCACCCGACGATTCGAGTAGCGAAATTTGCTGGACGGCCGGCCGAAGTTGTTGTGAGTTTGTAACTGTTACGCGATAAGGAGGCAAAGGTAGACTTGACCTCGAAAAGCCAACAATCCCGGCATTAACCGAGGAGGTGGCGATGACGCTTCGCACTCGCGCTCGCGCACTGCTGGTCTGCGCGACGGCGGCCATCGCCGTGGCGGGCGGCGCCGGCATCGCGAGCGCGGACCCGAACGTCGATCCTCGCCCGCAACCGCCGGGGGTCGACGACTTATGGAGTCCGTTCCCGACCACCTGGACCAATCCGTCCAATGAGGGCCAGCCCGTGAACGACACGGGTGACGTCGGAATGATCTGCGAAAACCTCTTGGTCGTCTGCCAGTAAGGCGTATCCCGCACGCTAAGCCAGCGTCGACCGGGCGCGGTCGAGCAGTCTCGGCAAAACCGCTGCCATGGCTTCCAAATCGGCTCGCGGCGCAGGCCTCCGGCGATTGTGTTTGACGATCAGCGACCAGGTCGCCGCCGACTTGAAGCACGCCAGCGCGAGGAACCACCCCAAATCGCTGACGTCGCAACCCAACTCAGAAACGTACAGCTCGGCGAGCTCGGCGATCGGTGGCACCATGACATCGGGCACGGCAACCCGCCGGTACGTGTCGGGATCGCAGTTGATCAAAAACCAGCCCGCATCGATCCGGGGGTCGCCTATCGACCAGATCTCCCAGTCGATGACGGCGTTGACACGCGATCCGGCCGCGAGCAGGTTTCCCAGCCGGAAGTCACCGTGCACCACCCGGGGCGGCATCGCGCTCGGCGCGCAATCCAGCAGCGCGTCGCGCACTCTCGGCCAGTCCGGCACCAGCGCCGGGTCGACGGTCCGCAACGTGTCAGACCAGCGGTGGACTTCGGCTACCGGATCGACCACCGGTTCGTCGCCCAGCCCGAGGCTCGCCGGCACGAGGCCGTGCAGAGCGGCCATGGTGGTGCACGCATTTCGGTACCGATCGGCTAGCTGGGACAGGTGTGGGCAATCGTCGAATAACGGTTCCACACAATCGCCTTCGATATGCGACATCACATACAGCGGTGGTGTGCCGGGCGGATCCCCCGCGTCCTCCCACAGCACCTGCGGCACCGGAACACTGGTTGCGGCAAGTGCTTTGATGATGCGGGCCTGGCGCAGCACGTCGCGGTGCGCGACCGGTTCGACGCCCGGCGGGGCGACCTTGATCACCACGCGCTGGCCGTCCCCGGTGCCCGCGAAGGTCAGACTGGAAGCTCCCCCGGAAAGCGGGACGACATCGGTGACGCCGGCGTGGTCGAGTCGCCGGCGCAGCTCGATGGGGTCGAGCTCGGCCATTCAGCCCGCCGGCGCGGTCCAGCCGACCTCGGCGAGGAAAGG
This window harbors:
- a CDS encoding phosphotransferase family protein, encoding MAELDPIELRRRLDHAGVTDVVPLSGGASSLTFAGTGDGQRVVIKVAPPGVEPVAHRDVLRQARIIKALAATSVPVPQVLWEDAGDPPGTPPLYVMSHIEGDCVEPLFDDCPHLSQLADRYRNACTTMAALHGLVPASLGLGDEPVVDPVAEVHRWSDTLRTVDPALVPDWPRVRDALLDCAPSAMPPRVVHGDFRLGNLLAAGSRVNAVIDWEIWSIGDPRIDAGWFLINCDPDTYRRVAVPDVMVPPIAELAELYVSELGCDVSDLGWFLALACFKSAATWSLIVKHNRRRPAPRADLEAMAAVLPRLLDRARSTLA